The Denticeps clupeoides chromosome 1, fDenClu1.1, whole genome shotgun sequence genome segment agatactgtactgaATTAATTATCGTTGTTgatggtagatactgtactgaATTAATTATCATTGTTGATGGTAGATATTGTACTGGAttaattattgttgttaatggtagatactgtactggATTCATTATCATTGTTgatggtagatactgtactggATTAATTATCATTGTTgatggtagatactgtactTGATTCATTATCATTGTATatggtagatactgtactggATTAATTCTCCTTGTTaatggtagatactgtactgaATTAATTATCGTTGTTgatggtagatactgtactgaATTAATTATCATTGTTGATGGTAGATATTGTACTGGAttaattattgttgttaatggtagatactgtactggATTCATTATCATTGTTgatggtagatactgtactggATTAATTATCATTGTTgatggtagatactgtactTGATTCATTATCATTGTATatggtagatactgtactggATTAATTCTCCTTGTTaatggtagatactgtactgaATTAATTATCGTTGTTgatggtagatactgtactgaATTAATTATCATTGTTGATGGTAGATATTGTACTGGAttaattattgttgttaatggtagatactgtactgaATTCATTCTTCTTGTTaatggtagatactgtactgaATTAATTATCGTTGTTgatggtagatactgtactgaATTAATTATCATTGTTGATGGTAGATATTGTACTGGAttaattattgttgttaatggtagatactgtactgaATTCATTCTTCTTGTTaatggtagatactgtactgaATTAATTATCGCTGTTGATGGCAGATAGTGTACTGGATTAATTCTTCTTGTTgatggtagatactgtactggATTAATTCTCCTTGTTaatggtagatactgtactgaATTCATTCTTCTTGTTaatggtagatactgtactggATTAATTATCGTTTTTgatggtagatactgtactgaATTCATTCTTCTTGTTaatggtagatactgtactggATTAATTATCGTTGTCGATGGCAGATACTGTACTGGATTAATTCTCCTTGTTaatggtagatactgtactgaATTCATTCTTCTTGTTaatggtagatactgtactgaATTAATTATTGTTGTTGATGGTAGATACTGAACTGAATTCATTCTTCTTGTTaatggtagatactgtactgaATTAATTATCGTTGTTgatggtagatactgtactggATTAATTTTTCTTGTTGATGGTAGATACTTTACTGAATTAATTCTTCTTGTTgatggtagatactgtactggATTAATTCTCCTTGTTaatggtagatactgtactggATTAATTATCGTTGTCGATGGCAGATACTGTACTGGATTAATTCTCCTTGTTaatggtagatactgtactgaATTAATTATCGTTGTTGATGGTAGATACTTTACTGAATTAATTCTTCTTGTTgatggtagatactgtactggATTAATTCTCCTTGTTaatggtagatactgtactggATTAATTCTTCTTGTTgatggtagatactgtactggATTAATTATCGTTTTTgatggtagatactgtactggATTAATTATCGTTGTCGATGGCAGATACTGTACTGGATTAATTCTCCTTGTTaatggtagatactgtactgaATTAATTATCGTTGTTGATGGTAGATACTTTACTGAATTAATTCTTCTTGTTgatggtagatactgtactggATTAATTCTCCTTGTTaatggtagatactgtactggATTAATTCTTCTTGTTgatggtagatactgtactggATTAATTATCGTTTTTgatggtagatactgtactggATTAATTATCGTTGTCGATGGCAGATACTGTACTCGATTAATTCTCCTTGTTAATGATATATACTGTACTGGATTAATTCTCCCTTTTaatggtagatactgtactgaATTCATTCTTCTTGTTaatggtagatactgtactgaATTAATTATCGTTGTTgatggtagatactgtactgaATTCATTCTTCTTGTTaatggtagatactgtactgaATTAATTATCGTTGTTgatggtagatactgtactgaATTCATTCTTCTTGTTGATGGTAGATACTTTACTGAATTGAGTCCTGTTGCTAGGTGCTGTAGTATTGATTATCGTTGTTGTGGTAGCATCTTGGTGTAGTTTCTACGGCTACATCTCCAAGATGCAGGTGTCCATCGCCTGTACTGAGCACAACCTGAAGAGCCGCAGTAGTGAAGACCGCCTCTGTGTACGGACAACCAATCAAAATGCTGGGGCGGGGCAGGGAAGCAAGCAGCGGTACCTGAGCTCGCGACCTTACACGGCAGGGCACGCCCACATGAAGGAGGCTGTTGGTCACCATGGCTACATGAAGTACAGGTGAGAGAGCAGGTGaagtagaccacacacacacacacacacacacacacacacactctcacaataTTTGAATTTGTGCTCTGCAACTGGGGAGAGGTCGGCTTACAGGACGTGAAAGTTTAATGCGATGTTGAGTCGATGTGAATAAtggcgcgcacacacatgcagataagtgtgtgtgtctgtgtgtgtgtgtgtgtgtgtattcttcaTTAATGTGTCCCTATAGTCTATAGATGCAGATTAAATATGGtaacagttacacacacacacacatgttaatTCTCTGAAGAGTTTTATTCATCATGTTTAAACGAACTGTGCATTAGTTGTGGTTTTAACATATTctcttacacgcacacacacacaaagacacacacacgactgACTAGAGTGCAGGCGAGCTGCTCTGGACTCTCGTGCAATGTCTGCACGTCTGACCTCACTGCCCTGCTCTACACTCGGAATGAGATGTGagtaggtgagtgtgtgagtgtgtgagtgtgtgtgtgtgtgtgtgtgtgtgtgtgtgtgagtgtgtgtgcgtgcgcgcacGTGTACCCTTTATTTCTGAGGAAGATCTCAGATCAGGATCAATCATTcattccactgtgtgtgtgtgtttatatagatatatgtaCCTACATTTAATGAAGGTTGACTGAGCTTACATGGTCCAGTAAGCAGCCATAGCTAtggggcgcacacacacacacacacacacacacacacacacacacagtgttatcCTGAGATAATAATTATCATTGTTCTGTGACTCACAGTTGTCCTGCAGAGACAGgagtaccacacacacacacgcagatttACAAATCTGTCTAGATGTGCCACGTGAGGTGCTCCGTGCTCTGATCCTCGGAATGTGCCGGAGATGCCAGTAGTGTCAGTttaacaggacacacacacttccttacCTTGCACGTACCAAAAATAGCGGCTCATTATTCTGAAATACTGTTCCACTTCCTCCGTGTGTGTGGGAACTGCTTACTGGGCATGTTTCTCTCGTTTTTGAATCCTGTGACTCAATTACTCCGCTGTGAACCGGAATGATCTGTAagatggcagtgtgtgtgtgtgtgtgtgtgtgtgaacaagaTTATTTATTCTGTGCCCTACAGCCCATACATTTCCGCTCGTGGCGGCGGCTGTGTGAAAGAATTCGGATGAAATGGTCGATGTCTGTGATTAACGGGTTTATTCTCATGAATTATTGATCGTGTTTTATGCTTCGTTTTCATTTGGTCGTCGTGGTGACTGATTACTGCAGTAGAGAGAGGCGACTCAATTAAAACTTTCACTGCTCTGCTGTCCTCTCTACTTGTAAAAAGGTTCTTAACCAGGAAGCTGTGAAGGTCCCTGCTGTTTGTTAAGGTGGGGCGAGGGGCGTGGCAGGGCGGTGTGGGTTTCTGACAGTGGAAATCATGTCAGACCATGGGATGGTAAGAGGTTGGGCCATATGTAAGACCATCTTGGACTGGGCAGATGGCTGGACCTTCATGGCTTAGACCATGTTGGATCTGCTGGGTCAACATCGATGGATCAGGTCTTCATGGACCTTCTGTGTTGATCATCCATCAACAAGTTCGAGTACAAAGTTACATTCTGCCATAAAGTGACCATGCGCGAcatcgacaaactgggctacagaAGGTTCAAGCATTGGACACAggcactgcattttttttttaatattttgtatgaAAAGTAGTTTCATACATGACATCATATGAAATACAAATCAgtacaaataaatcaaatcagaaaacaaaaaaactcagaGCCACTCAAATAATTCCTCCATGGTTTTCTCTGGTTGCGTCTGATTTATGGATCAGCGTGTGAATTCTTCTCTCGTTTTTatatttctcttttatttccgcaCTTTTTATAAAACCGCATACTCATCCAGCGTATTTTTCAAAGCATATCTGATTCTTTCCATTGACATACATCGTGCCGTATTATCAATGTCCAGTAGTGGGAGTTTCTGTTGAACGTTAAAGTTCGTTTGGCCTGTAGAATGACAAACGTCTGTAAATACATATTGTTTAGTATGCAAATCAATATTTCTTGGATATAAGTGTAACAGTATTAGTTTAGGGTCTAGTGGAATATTCACATACAAAAAGACCCCAAAAGCATTCAGTAATGTTCTTCCAAAATGTGCTGATTTCATCACATACCATTTAAAGCAAGTATCAGGTATATTCCTGTTGTATTTACTTAGTTTAATAAGTGTTATATGCGTTCACATCAACCAGTTATACTGGAGCAACTTCAGATTTGTCCTGCTTGTTTGTGTCTGGGCTGTTGGAAGATCCTCCTTTAACTCTGCCCTCCATGCATCAAGTTTGGACAAAGAAGTCTCCTCAGATCCTGACGAGAGCCGGTTATATATGATCAAAACCAGCCTAGAGTAACATATAATGTAGACAATGAAGACGGACAGCATTAAACCTGTAACATGAATACTGAGGGTGGAAAGTCCCAcggtgttcaggtgtctgatggcctgtgggatgaagctgttgcagagtctggctgtgagggcccgaatgcttcagtACCTTTTTCTCGGTACAATGCTGGTAccgatgcagcgtgtgtggtaaatgtccaagACTcagatcttctcagctgtcctcactatctgctgtagggtctAGCAGCCTGATATGAAGCAGTTTGCAAAcaagacagtgatgcagctggtcagaatgctttcaatggtccctctgtagaaggtAGGCCTTCcttggcctacaaagccaagcaAGGGTTgtaccctcctacctcagatcctTTACCAGCACTGCTCTGCTGGTACCAACATCTCTCAGCTTTCagctagactcttctctgaCTTGGAGACtacgtggtggaatgaacttccactagagtCATTAGAGCGCAAGTGAACTTGGATTGGTCAGGAGGTCAGACCATCGTTGGACTGCCCATCGCGAGTCTGGTATTGATCCGAACCACCAAGAGTCCTGCAGAGGGTGGGATGATCACGGGTCCGACCATCTCAGGTCACTTTTAGTCAAGTTGTAGATGACTGACTGACTCTCTTTTGTCTCCAGGAACCTGGGGAAGTCTGGACTGAGAGTTTCCTGTTTGGGACTGggtacgaacacacacacacacacacattcagcctcatacacacacacacactattcactaACACACTCTTATTTTCCTATTCCAGGTACATGGGTTACTTTTGGTTCTCAGATTTCTGATGAGGTGACTTCATTCTGCCTCCTCGTTTGGAATAGTTGGTAAAAGGTGGCCTAATTAAATCCCGTTTTAGACCTGTGTGGGTTCTTGTCTGCTCTGCAGATGGCTGAGAACCTTGTGACCATCGCGTACGATAACGGCGTGAACCTGTTCGACACGGCAGAGATCTATGCTTCTGGAAGGTCAGTGACTCCCCACTTTCAACACTggtgaaaaggttaaaaaagtgaaagtgacatgaaagtgtcattgtgagacactgcagcacagcacatggtgacacagtgaaacgtgtcctctgtatttaaccgtcacccttggtgacagtgggcaccatgacaggcgcccggggagcagtgtgtttgggacgggaccttcatcaaggggacctcagtggttctTGGCGGATCGGCGGTTTGGGgtttcgaaccgacaaccttctgattacggggccgcttccttacctgcgaggccaccactgccccaacttgCACAATCTCCAGCGTTCCTCACCACACCCATTTTCCCCCTGACCCTTGATCTTGTATTGCTTCAAGCGGTGCCTGATGGTAGGCAGGAGACTCCTGAATTCATTTGAGTGGAACCTTCCTAGAGAAGATGATCCACATGCAGAACATCCATCTTTCTGCTCCAGCTGATGGCTGTGGGTTTGCTCCACTTAGTaagtttcttcttctctctttctagAGCTGAGGTTACACTTGGGAATATCATGAAGAAGAAGGGATGGaggtaaggtgtgtgtgtgtgtgtgtgtgtgagtgtgtgtgtatttatagaTTTGATTGTTAATCCTTCAGACTGTTCTGAAtcacagaaagacaaaaataatcacCGACTCTACCCTTCCTGTCCTCCGCCAGGCGCTCCAGCTTTGTGGTGACAACCAAGATCTACTGGGGTGGACAGTGAGTTGCGTCCTTGCcgcatggatgtgtgtgtgagtgtgagtgtaacGTGTACCTTGTGTTGTTCCACAGGGCGGAGACAGAGCGGGGCTTGTCCAGAAAGCACATCGTAGAAGGTATGACGTCCATCTTCCTGCCAACTTCAGCTGCACGTCGTATCCagatgttaatgtgtgtgtgtgtgtgtgtgtttgcaggtctGCGGGCATCATTGTCCCGACTGCAGATGGAATACGTGGACATCGTCTTTGCTAATCGCTCTGATCTCAACACTCCAATGGAAGGTCTGAGTGTTCCTGGTCGTGTTGAAGGTCGGTCTGGTTACAGCTCTGGTCTGAGATCCCTGGTCTGGTGTGACCTTTGTGTTTCAGAGGTGGTGAGGGCCATGACCTTTGTGATCGACCAGGGGATGGCCATGTACTGGGGGACGTCGCGCTGGAGTGCCATGGAGATAATGGTGACGTTAGGAATCGGCTTCTGTTCTCATAGTTAATTAGTAGTTAGTTAGTTGGTTAGTTAGTTGTGCCGCTGCACATTTCCGCTGGAGAAACGACCAAGGCAGGAATTACAGGGTTAAACCagtttaaacacacacgcacacacacacagtccagagTGCCGCCCCTCAGATGAGACATTATGTcaaattagtgtgtgtgtgtgtgtgtgtgtgaggtgtttACAATGGACAAACAGTCTAACCTgatcccctgtgtgtgtgtgtgtgtgtgtgtgtgtgtgtaggaggcgTACTCGGTGGCCAGACAGTTTAACCTGATCCCACCAGTGTGTGAACAGGCCGAGTATCATTATTTCCAAAGAGACAAGGTGGAAGTGCAGCTGCCTGAACTCTATCACAAGATcggtgagcacacacacacacacacacacacacacacacacacactctcatctGGTGACCCCAGATCTGCACACATTATGAAATGTGCAACAGTTGTGTATGCAGgtgtagcatgtgtgtgtgtgtgtgtgtgtgtgtgtctcaggtgTGGGAGCGATGACGTGGTCCCCTCTCGCCTGTGGACTTATCACAGGGAAGTACAGTGACGGCGTCCCAGACACGTCCAGAGCTGccctgaaggtgtgtgtgtgtgaattcacCAGCGGCGTGTGTTGCCGTGTGTGGATGAgagtgtgttgcgtgtgtgcaGGGGTATCAGTGGCTGAAGGAGAAGGTGCAGAGTGAAGAAGGCCGCAGGCAGATGGAGAAAGCGAGAGAGCTCCACCTGCTGGCCGACAGGCTCGGCTGCACCCCGGCCCAGCTGGCCATCGGTGAGAGGAGCCGCCGGCGTCCAGGTCACGTGACCGACCGTCCGGACAtgaacactctctctctctctctctctctctcccggccCAGCCTGGTGTCTGAGGAGCGAGGGCGTGAGCGCCGTGCTGCTGGGCGTGTCCAGCGcggagcagctgctggagaaccTGGGCTCCATACGGGTAACGGTGATCTCAACCAGCACTTCTACCCAAATAACACATGCATTTACAAATCAAGACAAAAAAGGTATCTTTTTCTTTCTATTCTCCCACTTTTCTATCCATTACAGGTCCTGTCCCTGATGACCCCGCAGATGGTCTTCGAGATCGACTCGCTTTTGGGGAACCGGCCGCACTCCAAGAAGGAGACACGGACCTGAGCTGCATCCCACCTGCATGACCCGATATCTAGCAAACTACCTACAATCCACACCAAAAATCTCCATATTCTCACGCTCTGTTTATTTACttatacacacatatagatttaaatgtatatattcttCGACGTGTGCTTCCATTCAAGTCGTCATGTGATCAGGAACCCTGATCCTGCTCGGAGCATGATGGACCTACGATGGGGGACTGATGGGACTGCATGGAATCACCAGAGGTCACGTGTCCACCCATCAGAGCTGAGATACAGACCACCTTCCCAGCACCAGATCTAGACTGCAGCGAATGTGTCCCTGTGTTATGGTCCGCCTGTAACGACGAATGGGGAATCGTTTGTAAAAAGATGATGATGAGtgatgatgaataaaaatactAACTTATATCGACACATGAGCTCCGTTCATTATTGCTCAATATGAACATTCTTCAATCATTGCATAACCAGCTAAACGCTGTCTTCTGTCTTCGTCTCTGTAACTATCACGTTAGACCAAAACTGCTTATAGAAAAAATAATACACAATCATATCAACACACAAgaagtgatgtcattgtgatacacagcagcacagcgcacacagtgaaatgtgtcctctgcatttaaccatcacgcttggtgagcagtgagcaccatgacatgtgcctggggagcagtgtgtggggaccttcatcaaggggacctcagtggcaccttggcggttcggaattcgaaccagcaaccttctgattacgccgCCACTCCCATATTGTGTgttcatatattatatatgaataATGTAGGATTGCATGTAGGTTTTTTTAAGATGTTTCTAGATTATTTAGTTATCAGTACTACTGAAGTTTACTACAGTACTACAGCTCCTgtagattcagctgcagtgtaaagatcccGTTctgcaaggcaactgaagcgctgcattatgggatctgtagttctTGTGTTATCAGCGCGTCACATCGCCATAATAATAGCTCGATATAAACTGATGTCGCGGGATGTGACACCCCTGAAACAGCAACGTTTGCATGAGTTCTGCGTGCATACAGGAGTTTATTACTGGCCGACgaggctgtgattggaataCGCGACCGGAATCAGATCAAAACCATCCATATTTCGGGACGTCCCGGACAATCCGGGGCGGTTGGCAACCCCATAATCATAAAATACggtcttatttaaaaaataaagccagAAATATTCTAGCTGTGAGCTACGTATCCGTTCACGTGTGTGCTGAAATACTCCtcaccaccaggggtcagtgccGACgccgcaaaccaaataaatgaatgaatgcccGTATATTAAAAAAACGCCGCTATAAAATTTTAAATCTCATAAAATCCGTATTCGTATCCGTATACGTTCTGCAAATGTTTGAGTATTGAACGCCGGGATGTTAACAGCGAGTCATAATTGAAACGCCGAAAATTTCTCTCGCGAGACTTGCGGTTCCGTTAAATGCGCCTGCGCGACAGCCGCGCGGCTCACCTGTTTCCGTCCTGACGTCATGATGGGCGGGGCCCGTAGGACCGGCGCGCCGCTGCTGATGATGATACTGCTGCTCACCTGTTCGCTGTTTCACGGTGCGGCGAGAACTTTCCTTCTTCCATCCTCCTGAACTCTGTTGTTCCTGCAGCTCACGCCAACGTTCCTCCTCCGCAGGTTCCGCGGGAAAAGCCCTTTCGGGTAAAGAGCAGCTGGTCGAAGCAGGTAAGCAGGGGGTGTGTCCGGGCCACGTGGGGACAACTTCAGGACTTTTCTGGGTTTGGGGGGACTTGATTTGGTTTTTGGCACCGTGTCTCCAGTCTATGTTGAATCCAAGAAAGTGTATTTGGCCTGGACTGAGCTAGAGAACACAGAGGCATCAGAGGAACCTGCTGGCAACATCACCGCTGCTTCTGCCCAGTCCAACCTGActgatggtaaaaaaaaaaaaaaagaatacaccAAACTAGTTTAAAAAGCTGAAGCTTGTGGATTTCTGTGTAaactcatgtttttttttcttaagtgcCCAGTTACTCCAAGGGGCAAAACACATCTTGTCCTGATTCTTCTGGGGAAACTCATGACAACTCCACCACAATGGCGTCAACTCAACCATGGCCTCCATCAGGAACCACTCCAGACTCCAGTAGAAGTGAGCCCAGCAGTTCCTCTCCTCCAGTGACGTTGCATCCCACCACCACTACAGCCCAGGCTCCTGGTGAGAACCGATGTATGAATGATCAGGTGACTGTGGCCTACATGAACGTGTTAATGCTGCTGATCTTCTCTGCAGTGACCAATGATGCTGTGAAGACATCTGTGAGGATCCAGGCCTTTCCTGAACTGGAGAATACAACCCCGCACAATCGTTTCAGTACAAAATCTGCAGGTTCCCACAACACCCCTGTCTTGGTTGCAGTCCCTGTTGATGTGACCGTAAATCAGAACCCAGCAGGTCTTCATGACCTGTCATCTGAGGTCCAGTTATCTGGTAAGTGACCTGAAGGTGTAAATCtgatttgtctttttaaatcattattttttctgtctgtactGGCAACTGCCACCTCTCCACAGTGGAGTTCCTCAGGGCTTCATCCTAGGGCCTATTCTAGTTTCTGAAGCTGAAGTTCATTTGCTTCAGTGTAGGTTCGGGGTGTGACTGGTTTGGTATTTTACAGAGTACATTGAGTGTTTATTTACACCTTTATGGACTGTTGAATTATGGTCTTGATATTAGTTTTGAAATTGTTTCAGAAAGTTTAGTGATGGGCTTTCACACATTGGTGCTTAGTTTAAAAGGCTGTTAGTGAAAGCCTCCCTGAGTCAATGTCCAACCACTGTTGAGGCTCCTCCCACTCTCCCTTCAGACTGTTAACTGGAGCTGAGCTGAGTGACATGGAGAGCAGTCAAATCGTGAAGGAAAAGCTCACCAGATGCTGGGACTTCCATCTTCCTCTCCCTTTATTAACAGCTGGTATTTCAACCTTTTTGGTTGAATGGCTGTATGTTCAGACATGAAAGTAAAATGGACGTGGTGCAGATTGATAGCTCCTCCCACCACATAAAACTGCTTGTAAAGGTGAATTTCACAACTGTTACAAACAGCAAAACCACAACTGTCTAGTGATGATGCTTTTGAACAGACCTACCATGGTACTTCAAGTAAAACGCAAGAACATAACCTGCGAACATGAATCATGTACTGAAAACTAAGTCCAAAAACGATGTATGGATCGTGCCATGGGGTACCTGTACAGGCACACCCCTAGTGGAGATGTTGGTTATGTTCACCTTTTTATTAGCGCCTGCTCCAGATTGTATTTCCCATGATGCTGGTTCTGTGGACCCTGATGTTCTTGTTCTGTTATTCCTGCTACAGAAACTCTGACTGTTTATGACAACTCCTCCAACTCGAAGCAGGAAGTCCTCTTGGTTCCTGGTGGGGTGAACATCTTGGACATTAAAGGAGTGCCTCCCTCAGGAACCACTCCAGACTCCAGTAGAAGTGAGCCCAGCGGTTCCTCTGCTCCAGTGACGTTGCATCCCACAACCGCTACAGCCCAGGCTCCTGGTGAGAACCGATGTAGGAATAATCAGGTGGCTGTGGCCTACATGAACATGTTAATGCTGCTGATCTTCTCTCCAGTGACCAATGATGCTGTGAAGACATCTGTGAGGATCCAGGCCATTCCTGAACTGGAGAACACAACCCCGACCCATGGTTTCAGTACAAAATCTGCAGGTTCCCACAACACCCCTGTCTTGGTTGCAGTCCCTGCTGTGAGCTTGCCCCATCCTGACCAGACTCTGCAGACCACCAGCAGGCCTTCAGTGTCTACTTCTGGAAGTTTCAACCTTGTTTATGGTGGAAACCCTGTTCATGTGACCGTAAACCAGAACCCAGCAGGTCTTCATGACCTGTCAGCTGAGGTCGAGACTCCTGGTAAGAGACCTGAAGGTCTGATTGTAGTTTTTGTCAGTATTGGCAGCAATATACATATAggatccatttacagcatttgccagacgcccttttccagggCACCTTAGTCAGTAGTGAGaaggactgtccccctggagacactaacgGTTaattttcttgctcagggactaaatggtagtaagtgggtttgaacctgggtctttgtgctGTTCAGGTTTATTGGTGAGTTTTGTCCACCACCATCTCTTTTCAAGACCTCTAATTTAAAGGTGTTATGTAGACCACACCCTAACATTACTCTCCGATGTAAAGATATTTTTCAAACTGGCTTGAAAGCCTATTAATTTTCAGTGAGTGAAAAAGGAGTCCTCATTTCACAAGTGTTAAAACAGCAAAACCACAACTGTCTAGTGATGATGCTTTTGAACAGACCTACCATGGTACTTCAGGAAAAACACAAGAACATAACCTGCGAACATGAATCATGTACTGAAAACTAAGTCCAAACATGATGTATGGATCGTGCCATGGGGTACCTGTACAGGCACACCCCTAGTGGAGATGTTGGTCATGTTCACCTTTTTATTAGCGTCTACTCCAGATTGTAATTCCCATAATGCTGGTCCTGTGGACCCTGATGGATGTTCTTGTTCTGTTCTTCCTGCTACAGAAACTATGACTGTTTATGACAACTCCTCCAACGCAAAGCAGGAAGTCCTCTTGGTTCCTGGTGGGGTGAACATCTTGGACGTCAAAGGAGGGCCTCCCTCAGGAACCACTCCAGACTCCAGTAGAAGTGAGCCCAGCACTTCCTCTCCTCCAGTGACGTTGCATCCCACCACCACTACAGCCCAGGCTCCTGGTGAGAACCGATGTATGAATAATCAGGTGACTGTGGCCTACATGAACATGTTCATGCTGCTGATCTTCTCTGCAGTGACCAATGATGCTGTGAAGACATCTGTGAGGATCCAGGCCTTTCCTGAACTGGAGAATACAACCCCGCCCCATGGATATAACACCCCTGTCTTGGTTGCAGTGCCTGCTGTGAGCTTGCCCCAACCTGACCAGACTCTGCAGACCACCAGCAGGCCTTCAGTGTCTACTTCTGGAAGTTACAGCCTGGTTCATGGTGGAAACCTTGTTGATTTGACTGTAAATCAGAACCCAGCAGATCTTCATGACCTGTCAGCTGAGGTCCAGTTATCTGGTAAGTTTACACATCCCTTTAGGATCGTTTGTAAGAAAATATGGTACCACTTTTGATGTATGAAATTCCTCCTAGTGGCGCCTTCCACCAGGGGACTGTCACCGTCTCCTATGGACCTTCAGCAGGGGCGCCTCCTCTCGAATTCAGATATAaagatatttaatataaaagctGAAGTTCATACATTAACAGGTCACACCCCTAACCTGTCAAACACTGAACAATTCGGAATGTCCTGCTTGGTGCAAAATACACCCTTATTGACAGTGGGATTTTAGATTGACTATTCTTTTTGAAATTGGTCCAGGAAGTCCAGCGATT includes the following:
- the LOC114790312 gene encoding voltage-gated potassium channel subunit beta-2-like isoform X2, yielding MFAGRAGSAAAPHLGGAGKGRFSVGELYGFSKKSKPMVSMPEVCERSSARARGNEAAKGRGSDAGILAGQILEAARRLMERRRLELFLREVNLSITDTVADQTNMPYRNLGKSGLRVSCLGLGTWVTFGSQISDEMAENLVTIAYDNGVNLFDTAEIYASGRAEVTLGNIMKKKGWRRSSFVVTTKIYWGGQAETERGLSRKHIVEGLRASLSRLQMEYVDIVFANRSDLNTPMEEVVRAMTFVIDQGMAMYWGTSRWSAMEIMEAYSVARQFNLIPPVCEQAEYHYFQRDKVEVQLPELYHKIGVGAMTWSPLACGLITGKYSDGVPDTSRAALKGYQWLKEKVQSEEGRRQMEKARELHLLADRLGCTPAQLAIAWCLRSEGVSAVLLGVSSAEQLLENLGSIRVLSLMTPQMVFEIDSLLGNRPHSKKETRT